Within Actinoplanes sp. L3-i22, the genomic segment CCGAAGCGCTGGGTGGTGCCGGCCGCGATGTCCGCGCCGATCTCGCCCGGGGCCCGCAGCAGGGTCAGCGCGAGCAGGTCGGCGGCGACCGTGACCAGGGCGCCCTTGGCGTGCGCGGCCTCGACCAGGGCGGCGTGGTCGCGGACCGCGCCGGACGCGCCCGGGTACTGCAGGTGCAGGCCGAAGAACTCGGCCGGCAGCTCGTCGCCGGCGTCCAGGTCGACCAGCTTGACGTCGATGCCGAGCGGCTCGGCCCGGGTGCGCAGCACGGCGAGCGTCTGCGGGAACGTGTCGGCGTCCACGACGTACGTCGAAGACTTGGTCTTGGAAGCCCGGCGGGCCAGCGTCATCGCCTCGGCGACCGCCGTCGCCTCGTCCAGCATCGACGCGTTCGCGGTGGTCAGCCCGGTCAGGTCGGTGACCATGGTCTGGAAGTTGAGCAGCGCCTCCAGGCGGCCCTGGCTGATCTCCGGCTGGTACGGCGTGTACGCCGTGTACCAGGCCGGGCTCTCCAGCACGTTCCGCTTGATCACCGCGGGCGTGTGGGTGCCGTAGTAGCCCAGGCCGATCATCGGGGTGGCGACGACGTTGCGGCCGGCGATCGCGCGCAGCTCGGCGATCGTCTCCTCCTCGGAGGCGCCGGCCGGCAGATCCAGCTCGCCCCGGAACCGGATCGACGACGGGATCGCCGCGTTCATCAGGTCGCCGAGCGACTCGTACCCGACGGCCTTGAGCATCTCGGTCTGCTCGTCAGCCTGCGGACCGATGTGGCGGTGGGTGAATGACGACGTCATGGGCGACTCCCGGGCTTGAGAAGGCTGACAAAGCCCTCCCCCTCTGTCATACCCACAAACGGGGACTTCAGAGTCGCCTGCCCGCGCAGTTCGGGTGCCTGTAGAGATTCCGGGGAGGAGTTGCCCCTTCGGCGCCCGTGCTCGTCGATGTGTCGAGACCCGGGTCTCTCCCACGCGGCTGGCAACCAACCTACCAGTGGACATGACCAAGATCGGTACTCCTAGGGTGGAGCTGTGACCTACACCCCTGCCGTTGATCGCTACGAGTCCATGACGTACCGCCGCACCGGTCGCAGCGGACTCAAACTGCCCGCCATCTCCCTGGGCCTCTGGCACAACTTCGGTGACACCCGCCCGGCCGACCGCCAGCGGGACATCGTGCGCCGCGCCTTCGACCTCGGGGTCACCCACTTCGACCTGGCCAACAACTACGGCCCGCCGCCCGGCAGCGCGGAGACCAACTTCGGCCGGATCCTGGCCGCCGACTTCAAGAGCCACCGCGACGAGATGATCATCTCCAGCAAGGCCGGCTACACCATGTGGGACGGCCCCTACGGCGACTTCGGCTCGCGGAAATACCTGGTCAGCTCGCTGGACCAGTCGCTGCAGCGGCTCGGCCTCGACTACGTGGACGTCTTCTACCACCACCGGCCGGACCCGGAGACCCCGCTGGAGGAGACGATGGGGGCGCTCGACCACATCGTGCGCTCCGGCAAGGCCCTCTACGTCGGCCTGAGCAACTACAAGGCCGAGCAGACCGCGAAGGCCGCCGCGATCCTGCGCGAGCTGGGCACGCCGCTGCTGATCCACCAGCCGTCCTACTCGATCCTGAACCGCTGGACCGAGCACGACAACCTGCTGGACACGCTGGAGGAGGCGGGCGCCGGCTGCATCGCGTTCAGCCCGCTGCAGCAGGGCCTGCTCACCGACCGGTACCTGGACGGCATCCCGGACGACTCGCGGATCCGGACCAGCGTCTTCCTCAACGAGAGCTCGCTCGACGCGAAGACCCTCGGCCGGCTGCACGCGCTCAACGACATCGCCAAGCGGCGCGGTCAGTCCCTGGCCCAGCTCGCGCTGGCCTGGGCGCTGCGCGACCCCCGGATGACCAGCCTGATCATCGGCGCGTCCAGCGTCCAGCAGCTGGAGAACAACATCGCCGCCCTGAACAACCCCGAGCTGTCCGCCGCCGACCTGAGCGACATCGACGGCACCGTCCTCGATCTCTAAGATCAAGATCAACCCAATTGTTTGGTACGGCGTAATTGCCGCGCACGCCCGGGCCGGTCTTCGTTACCGTCCCGGGCATGACGGAGCTGATCGAGAAGCACACGATCCTGGCTGTCGTGGTCGGCTCCCGCGCCTACGGGCTGGACGGGCCGGAAAGCGACTATGACCGGCGCGGGGTCTACGCGGCCCCGACCCGGGACTTCTGGCGCCTCGACAAGCCGCCCACCCACCTGGACGGGCCCGCCGAGGAGCAGTTCTCCTGGGAGGTCGAGCGGTTCTGCACCCTGGCGCTGCAGGCCAACCCGACCGTTCTGGAAGTGCTCTGGTCCCCGCTGATCGAGTCGAGCACGGTCGACGGCGAGGAACTGCTCGCCGCCCGCACCGCGTTCCTGTCCCGGCGGGTCGCCGAGACCTACGGGAACTACGCGCGCGACCAGCTCGACAAGGTCGCGTCCCGGCGCGCCCGGACCGGGGAGATCAACCACAAGCAGGCCATGCACATGATCCGGCTGCTGATGGCCGGCGCGCACGTGCTGCGGACCGGCGAGATCCTGGTCGACGTGCGGCACCTGCGGGACCGGCTGCTCGCCGTCCGGCAGGGCTCGGTCGCCTGGGACGACGTGGCCGCGTGGGCCGCCGAGCTCCTCGCCGACCTGGGCACGGCCGCCGCCGGGACCCGGCTGCCCGAGCATCCGGACCGCGACCTGGTCGACCGGCTGCTGGCCGGCGTCCGGGAACGAGGACTGTCCCGGTGAACGGGGCTCACGACGTACCCAAGGGGAGAGAATGACCATCGCAGTGCCGGAGTGGGCGGCGGACGTCGCCCGGCAGCTTCCCTATCCCTTGGTCTTCTGCACCGTGAGCGGCGCCCACCTGTACGGCTTCGCCTCGATCGACTCCGACCTCGACCTGCGCGCCGCGCACGTGCTCCCGGCCGTCGAGGTCGTCGGGCTGCACACCGGCCCGGCCACGCTGCAGCGCGCCGGCGTCCGCGACGGCGTCGAGCTGGACGTCGTCTCGCACGACCTGCTGAAGTTCGCCAAGCTGCTGAACAGCCGCAACGGCTACGTCCTGGAGCAACTGCTGTCCCCGCTCGTGGTCGTCACGTCGCCGCTGCACGCCGCGCTGGTCGACCTGACGCCCGGGCTGATCACCAGCAATCACGCCTATCACTACCTGGGGTTCTCGCACAGCCAGGAGAAGCTGTACGCGAAGACCGGCGAGCTGAAGCCGGCGCTGTACACGCTGCGGGTCCTGCTGACCGGCATCCACCTGATGAGAACCGGTCAGCTGGAGACCGATCTGGGGGTGCTGGGCACGTCGCTGCCCTACGTCCCGGACCTGATCGCCGCCAAGCGCGACGCCGAACACGGCCCGTTCCCACCGGACGTCGCCGCCCGCCTGGCCGACGACATCCCCCGCCTGCGCGCCGACCTGGAGACCGCCCGCGACAACTCCCCGCTGCCGAACCACCCGTCGGCGACCGCGGTCGCCACCCTCCACGACCTGATCGTCACCACCCGCCTCGGTCAGCCGTAGAACCAGACGATCATGCGCACGTTGTCGCCGCCGTGCTTCCCGGCCAGCGCCCGCATGCCGTCGAGCCGGTGCCGCAGCTCCGGGAGGTCGTCGAGGATCTCCCGGGGCACGGCCCGCTCGGCCCGCCAGACGACGTCGCCGTCGCGCCACTCGGCGCCCTCGGCCGGGTCGGCGTCCGGCGGCGTCCATCCGCCCTTGCCCACCCGCACCAGCCGGCCTGCGGTGACCCGATAGCGCGACAGCCACGCGTTCACGACCGGCGCCGGCCGGTCCCAGTCGATCCGGTCCAGCTCCGCCCAGGTCACCCAGCTGTGCTCGTAGTGGTCGTCGAACCGATGGGCCGCCGCGAGCACGTCCGCCCCGGCATCGCCGGGAATTCCGCGCGCCGGGGCCACCGGCACGAACCCGGCGACGTTGCGGACCCCGAACAGCAACCCGAACGCCTCGTAGCTCCGCGGAATCCCACCCACATCGAGATCAGCGTCCGCCCACGGCGTCCCCGGCCCACCCGGCCGCACCTGCACCCGCCCGTCCATATCGGTTCCCATGGCGACCCTTCCTAGGCGAAGTCGGCGTACGCGAGGTGGGTGGCGCAGTGGCGGCACCGGAACAGGTAGGCCGTGCCGTCGCCGTCCCGGCGCAAGGCGTTGAGGAGGGCCTCGGCCACCTCGGCCGGCCAGCCGTAATAGCCGGTCAGGTGGGCCCG encodes:
- the mgrA gene encoding L-glyceraldehyde 3-phosphate reductase, producing MTYTPAVDRYESMTYRRTGRSGLKLPAISLGLWHNFGDTRPADRQRDIVRRAFDLGVTHFDLANNYGPPPGSAETNFGRILAADFKSHRDEMIISSKAGYTMWDGPYGDFGSRKYLVSSLDQSLQRLGLDYVDVFYHHRPDPETPLEETMGALDHIVRSGKALYVGLSNYKAEQTAKAAAILRELGTPLLIHQPSYSILNRWTEHDNLLDTLEEAGAGCIAFSPLQQGLLTDRYLDGIPDDSRIRTSVFLNESSLDAKTLGRLHALNDIAKRRGQSLAQLALAWALRDPRMTSLIIGASSVQQLENNIAALNNPELSAADLSDIDGTVLDL
- a CDS encoding DNA polymerase beta superfamily protein encodes the protein MTIAVPEWAADVARQLPYPLVFCTVSGAHLYGFASIDSDLDLRAAHVLPAVEVVGLHTGPATLQRAGVRDGVELDVVSHDLLKFAKLLNSRNGYVLEQLLSPLVVVTSPLHAALVDLTPGLITSNHAYHYLGFSHSQEKLYAKTGELKPALYTLRVLLTGIHLMRTGQLETDLGVLGTSLPYVPDLIAAKRDAEHGPFPPDVAARLADDIPRLRADLETARDNSPLPNHPSATAVATLHDLIVTTRLGQP
- a CDS encoding DNA polymerase beta superfamily protein, encoding MTELIEKHTILAVVVGSRAYGLDGPESDYDRRGVYAAPTRDFWRLDKPPTHLDGPAEEQFSWEVERFCTLALQANPTVLEVLWSPLIESSTVDGEELLAARTAFLSRRVAETYGNYARDQLDKVASRRARTGEINHKQAMHMIRLLMAGAHVLRTGEILVDVRHLRDRLLAVRQGSVAWDDVAAWAAELLADLGTAAAGTRLPEHPDRDLVDRLLAGVRERGLSR